In the genome of Augochlora pura isolate Apur16 chromosome 8, APUR_v2.2.1, whole genome shotgun sequence, one region contains:
- the Drosha gene encoding ribonuclease 3 drosha: MANPPTNVGQSYFWNSGVSQPQNMGYYSVPPPNFPPPNFRQPPPSYNIPVSSMPETKPANFMPSYQPVTPCYRNEGSNSYSDVSYQNQTQPQCNDQNYGYPGYSQPVASNFNSNWDERCTYHNNTTSKWNPSSSYTYEWNKSQDNTNSWYETNQAQEDNRKSVYDKSNESSKSRRSESKFRDKESSNSHSSSRKRSRSPESRSRCSRSPYKSRYDSQRDRHSKYHKNRSNSRERSHNGDSFDRRSSYRRNSTYTSRSHRSYSTHRSRKRSKSQESYSSRASSPNNNTSAKKDPTERELLLEKYRQDYCATSKDMERKMDELSAMGPEGIMENARKVWTRTAPADLYYSRDESNPKIMRGTLKLHELCEVFKKILLDRATTARALQPPYEPPPRKTRARLCRHKSEVCSSSSSDSDSSMDEDDRTMEELMAKKQHPQRLHPEMWFNDPGEMNDGPLCRCSAKSRRSGIRHGIYAGEGAINKCNLNSTNADRLYHYRITISPPTNFLTKTPTIIKHDEHEFIFEGFSMLSHFALVKLPTCKVIRFNIEYTILYIDEKLPENFTIQELDFFQHYLFKEILELVDFDLQAAQDKSGCGQFHFMPRFVRDLADNGQEILSMNEVLNYLIKSSKLLIDPEDLPRLVEMPQYKWQNFADEVKGMIVTYPGKKPCSVRVDQLDRNQTDSSPGVIAYPEIVHFGIRPPQLSYAGNADYQKAWRDYVKFRHLLANMPKPSFEDKRKLEAKENKLQELRTQSKMKRDVTVDVSSEGFYRTGIMCDIVQHAMLIPVLVCHLRFHKSLDNLERTLGYEFKNRYLLQLALTHPSYRENFGTNPDHARNSLTNCGIRQPEYGDRRIHYMNTRKRGINTLINIMSRFGARTETESSIAHNERLEFLGDAVVEFLTSIHLFHMFPDLEEGGLATYRAAIVQNQHLAVLAKKLNLEEYMLYAHGSDLCHDLELRHAMANCFEALMGSLFLDGGIEVADRVFGETLFKDEEDLMKVWVNYPKHPLQEQEPTGDRQWIPSFELLQKLTKFEESIGIEFTHIRLLARAFTDRSIGYTNLTLGSNQRLEFLGDTVLQLIVSEYLYKYFPEHHEGHLSLLRSSLVNNKTQAVVCDDLGMTQYALYGNPKAELKTKDRADLLEAFLGALYVDKGLEYCHVFCDVCFFPRLQDFIMNQDWNDPKSKLQQCCLTLRTMDGGEPDIPVYKVIECKGPTNTRVYTVAVYFQGKRLAKASGHSIQEAEMNSAKEALEKSQDLFPQLDHQKRVIAKSMKMQQWPNKHKSRGRSMKPTDKYDDNNESNHRSKRSRSEI, translated from the exons ATTCAAACTGGGATGAAAGATGTACTTATCACAATAATACCACCAGCAAGTGGAATCCTAGTAGTAGTTATACATATGAATGGAACAAATCACAAGATAATACAAATTCTTGGTATGAAACAAATCAAGCACAGGAGGACAATAGAAAATCTGTGTACGATAAAAGTAATGAATCCTCTAAAAGTAGGCGATCCGAAAGTAAATTTAGAGATAAAGAATCTTCAAATAGTCATTCATCTAGCAGGAAACGTTCTAGAAGTCCGGAAAGTAGATCAAGATGTAGTAGATCGCCGTACAAGTCACGATACGATTCTCAGAGAGATAGACACTCAAAGTATCATAAAAATAGATCAAACTCTAGAGAACGGTCGCATAACGGAGATTCGTTTGATAGAAGATCGTCCTATAGAAGGAATTCCACGTACACGTCGCGTTCTCACAGATCATACTCGACTCACAGAAGCAGGAAACGTTCGAAATCGCAAGAATCTTATTCCTCCAGAGCTAGTAGTCCAAATAACAATACCTCTGCTAAAAAAGACCCAACTGAAAGAGAGTTACTTCTCGAAAAATATAG gcAGGATTATTGTGCGACCAGCAAAGATATGGAGAGAAAAATGGATGAATTGTCGGCGATGGGACCCGAAGGTATAATGGAAAACGCGAGAAAAGTATGGACGCGCACTGCACCAGCAGATTTGTATTATTCCAGAGATGAGAGCAATCCAAAGATAATGAGGGGTACATTAAAATTGCACGAATTATGCGAAgtgtttaagaaaatattattggatAGAGCTACAACTGCAAGAGCTTTGcag CCTCCTTACGAACCACCGCCGAGAAAAACTAGAGCACGTCTATGCAGGCATAAATCAGAAGTTTGTAGCAGCTCCTCTTCAGATAGTGATAGTTCAATGGATGAAGATGATAGAACAATGGAAGAACTAATGGCAAAGAAACAACATCCGCAAAGATTACATCCGGAAATGTGGTTTAATGATCCAGGAGAA ATGAACGATGGACCCTTGTGTAGATGTAGTGCGAAGTCAAGAAGATCAGGAATTCGTCATGGCATTTATGCTGGAGAAGGGGCAATAAACAAgtgcaatttaaattcaacTAACGCGGATAGATTATATCATTATCGAATTACAATTAGTCCTCCAACAAATTTCCTTACTAAAACGCCAACAATTATTAAGCATGATGAACatgaatttatattcgaaGGATTCTCTATGCTCTCTCATTTTGCTCTTGTCAAATTGCCGACATGTAAAGTAATCagatttaatatagaatacacGATTCTCTATATAGATGAGAAGTTGCCAGAAAATTTTACCATCCAAGAATTGGATTTTTTCC AACACTATTTATTTAAGGAAATATTGGAGCTTGTCGATTTCGATTTACAAGCTGCGCAAGATAAGTCTGGCTGCGGACAGTTTCATTTTATGCCGAGATTTGTACGTGACTTAGCAGATAATGGACAGGAAATCCTGTCTATGAACGAGGTTTTAAATTATCTGATAAAAagtagtaaattattaatagaccCAGAAGACTTACCTAGACTAGTGGAGATGCCACAATAtaagtggcaaaattttgcGGACGAGGTGAAGGGTATGATAGTTACATATCCCGGGAAAAAACCGTGCAGCGTTCGCGTGGACCAATTGGATAGGAATCAAACAGATTCGTCACCCGGTGTGATAGCTTATCCggaaattgttcattttggAATCAGACCTCCACAGCTTAGCTATGCAGGAAATGCAGA TTACCAAAAAGCATGGAGGGACTATGTAAAATTTCGACACCTACTAGCCAACATGCCAAAGCCATCGTTTGAAGATAAGAGGAAACTAGAGGCGAAGGAGAATAAACTTCAAGAATTGAGAACGCAAAGTAAAATGAAGCGTGATGTTACCGTTGATGTTAGCTCTGAAGGATTTTACAGGACTGGGATAATGTGCGACATAGTACAACATGCCATGCTAATTCCTGTACTTGTTTGTCATTTGAGATTTCATAAATCCTTGGATAACTTAGAACGTACATTAGGATACGAATTTAAGAATAGATATCTTCTTCAATTAGCGTTGACTCATCCGAGTTACCGTGAAAACTTCGGCACGAATCCGGATCATGCTCGAAATTCTTTGACCAATTGTGGAATAAGGCAACCCGAGTATGGCGATCGACGGATTCATTACATGAACACACGTAAACGTGGTATCAATACATTAATCAATATAATGTCAAGATTCGGTGCGCGAACGGAAACGGAGTCTTCGATAGCGCATAATGAGAGACTGGAATTCTTGGGGGATGCGGTGGTTGAATTTCTAACATCGATCCATTTATTTCATATGTTCCCCGATTTGGAAGAAGGTGGCTTAGCAACCTACAGAGCAGCGATCGTACAAAATCAGCATCTCGCCGTATTAGCGAAAAAGCTAAACTTGGAGGAATACATGCTTTACGCTCACGGCAGTGATCTGTGTCACGATTTAGAATTAAGGCATGCTATGGCAAATTGTTTTGAAGCTTTAATGGGTTCACTATTCCTAGATGGAGGTATAGAAGTAGCTGATCGGGTATTTGGTGAAACACTGTTTAAGGATGAAGAAGATCTTATGAAAGTTTGGGTAAATTATCCTAAACATCCTCTGCAGGAACAGGAACCAACTGGCGATAGGCAATGGATACCGAGTTTTGAATTATTACAG aaattaacgaaattcgAAGAATCTATTGGCATAGAATTTACTCACATTCGTCTTCTAGCAAGAGCATTTACTGATCGCAGTATAGGATACACAAACTTAACGTTGGGTTCTAATCAACGTTTAGAATTTCTAGGGGATACTGTGTTGCAGCTCATAGTTTCAgaatatttgtacaaatatttcccAGAACATCATGAGGGTCACCTATCA CTTCTACGCAGTTCccttgtaaataataaaacgcaaGCTGTTGTATGTGACGATTTAGGGATGACCCAATATGCGCTTTATGGAAATCCAAAAGCTGAATTAAAAACTAAAGACAGAGCTGACTTACTGGAAGCATTTTTAGGAGCTCTTTATGTTGATAAGGGTTTAGAATATTGTCACGTTTTCTGTGACGTATGTTTCTTCCCACGCTTGCAAGACTTTATCATGAATCAAGATTGGAATGATCCAAAGAGTAAATTACAACAGTGTTGTTTAACGTTAAGGACGATGGATGGTGGTGAACCTGATATTCCCGTGTACAA AGTAATCGAGTGTAAAGGTCCCACAAATACCAGAGTATATACCGTAGCTGTATATTTTCAAGGAAAACGATTGGCGAAAGCTTCGGGCCATAGTATACAAGAAGCGGAAATGAACTCAGCCAAAGAAGCGCTAGAAAAATCACAAG ATCTATTCCCACAATTGGATCATCAAAAGCGTGTCATAGCTAAAAGTATGAAAATGCAACAGTGGCCGAATAAGCATAAATCTAGGGGCAGATCTATGAAACCTACAGATAAAtacgatgataataatgagTCGAATCACCGCTCTAAAAGAAGTCGCAGTGAAATATAA
- the LOC144474209 gene encoding pseudouridylate synthase TRUB2, mitochondrial, with protein sequence MNITKKVVQKYVNDASVLYKGLNGVFVLYKESGSVFVQMKNTTVMKLCKDLNDMYVRPPDQHVVIEGPTNGPMNVVVRDSYADNPLVVGPRYQQNDFKMACTKIVGTDTCGVTVCGINSGCIIVHKLVNASVTRYYKVKGMLGRATNNYFSTGKIVEKSTFKHVKRGHIDKLCSSMQSSHQRKMFELSGVDIQSQAAYDLAVKGLLRPQNKAIPMIYTIRCVDFSPPEFTLEIVCMNENEMYLKTLIHELGMQLHSTATCTQILCIQDGLFTLDHALLMKHWNLKNILENMSMCRKILVKNKKVLKQDSPVLVKSKSETKHVEAQKQLSA encoded by the exons atgaatattaCTAAGAAAGTTGTacagaaatatgtaaatgatGCAAGTGTATTGTATAAAGGATTAAATGGGGTGTTTGTTCTTTATAAAGAATCAGGCAGTGTATTtgttcaaatgaaaaatacaaccgtaatgaaattatgtaaaG atttaaatgaTATGTATGTGAGACCTCCAGATCAGCATGTGGTTATAGAAGGTCCAACAAATGGTCCGATGAATGTTGTTGTACGCGACAGTTACGCTGATAATCCATTAGTAGTAGGACCTCGCTATCAGCAGAATGACTTCAAGATGGCATGTACAAAAATAGTAGGAACAGATACCTGTGGAGTTACAGTTTGTGGTATTAACAGTGGTTGCATTATAGTACACAAACTAGTAAATGCCAGTGTTACAAGATATTACAAAGTTAAAGGAATGCTTGGCAGAGCAACAAACAACTATTTCTCTACTggaaaaatagtagaaaaatctACATTTAAACACGTGAAACGCGGTCATATCGACAAACTATGCAGCTCAATGCAATCTTCTCATCAAAGAAAGATGTTCGA ATTATCTGGAGTAGATATACAAAGTCAAGCAGCATATGATTTGGCAGTTAAAGGTCTTTTAAGACCACAAAATAAAGCTATCCCAATGATATATACGATTAGATGCGTAGATTTTTCACCTCCGGAATTTACATTAG AGATCGTTTGTATGAATGAAAACGAGATGTATTTGAAAACTCTAATTCACGAGCTTGGAATGCAGCTTCATAGTACAGCTACCTGTACTCAGATTCTTTGTATTCAGGATGGATTATTTACTCTGGACCACGCCTTATTAATGAAACACTGGaacttgaaaaatatcttgGAAAACATGAGCATGTGTcgaaaaattcttgtaaagaataaaaaggtGTTGAAACAAGACAGTCCCGTATTGGTAAAGTCTAAATCTGAAACTAAACATGTAGAAGCGCAGAAACAATTATCGGCATGA